A genome region from Oncorhynchus masou masou isolate Uvic2021 chromosome 14, UVic_Omas_1.1, whole genome shotgun sequence includes the following:
- the LOC135554288 gene encoding trafficking protein particle complex subunit 5-like isoform X2 — translation MDTRFTRGKSNILERPLTRPKTEVSVSAFALLFSEMVQYCQSRVYSVSELQQRLADMGQSVGASMLDVLVLREKNGKRETKVSVWKAMFGKEADKLEQANDDDKTYYIIEKEPLINAYISVPKENSTLNCAAFTAGIVEAILTHSGFPAKVTAHWHKGTTLMIKFDEAVIARDKALDSR, via the exons ATGGACACCCGGTTCACGAGAGGAAAGTCAAACATCCTGGAACGGCCTCTAACCCGTCCCAAGACTGAAGTCAGTGTGAGTGCCTTTGCACTGCTCTTCTCTGAGATGGTGCAGTACTGCCAGAGCCGCGTGTACTCTGTGTCCGAGCTGCAGCAACGCTTGGCAGACATGGGTCAGAGCGTTGGCGCCAGTATGCTGGACGTGCTGGTGCTGAGGGAGAAGAATGGGAAGAGGGAGACCAAG GTGTCAGTATGGAAAGCCATGTTCGGTAAGGAGGCAGACAAGCTGGAGCAGGCCAACGATGATGACAAGACCTACTACATCATAGAGAAGGAGCCACTGATCAACGCTTACATCTCTGTGCCCAAGGAGAACAGCACACTAAACTGTGCTGCATTCACCGCTGGCATCGTAGAGGCCATTCTCACACACAGTGGCTTCCCTGCCAAGGTCACAGCCCACTGGCACAAGGGCACCACACTCATGATCAAGTTTGATGAAGCTGTGATAGCCAGAGACAAGGCCCTGGATAgcagatag
- the LOC135554287 gene encoding N-acetylmuramoyl-L-alanine amidase-like: MSGAQGVEDSMISPMEPHWKWCLTLLVVLVSAHTDTKVTFSQHMDDFIRVLEQVEYRNPGLEPVNVLRGLRRAAGLRDEFMQHFLGTIREDSTSEAPVMDSNLSDFIGRAVRHQVTERGREEGVVLTADGTTVAMSPVLLGIEAGLVSKTRCQVRGLYPLTLARNLGLSFQRFHSSLLSQRLGPDGCWDDVTSPQVFTLSDKPSLATDALVNGGMDGVILGMEVSAQSQRPLKLSSLLRTYYCHRLEGEGLDTAPRLISRLRRENFRKLARPPLLQRQVVRSLVLQRRLIDHSTMLSQEKEELTAVVREGIKEFVHRYMDCPAIIPRCQWGAAPYRGTPTPLSLPLSFMYIHHTYQPGQPCLTFQQCSADMRSMQRFHQDDRGWDDIGYSFVAGSDGYLYQGRGWHWQGAHTKGYNSKGYGVSFIGDYTSRLPSQQTMELVRDRLASCAVGGGRLVGNFTLYGHRQLVKTSCPGDAFYSEITGWEHFGEVQN; the protein is encoded by the exons ATGTCAGGAGCACAGGGCGTCGAAGACTCAATGATTTCTCCAATGGAACCGCACTGGAAATGGTGTCTGACCCTTCTTGTGGTCTTGGTCAGTGCTCACACTGATACCAAAG TCACATTCTCCCAGCATATGGATGACTTCATCAGAGTGTTGGAGCAGGTAGAATACAGAAACCCTGGACTGGAGCCTGTAAATGTGTTGAGAGGCCTGCGCAGGGCAGCTGGTCTCAGAGATGAGTTCATGCAGCACTTCTTGGGCACTATCAGGGAGGACAGCACCTCAGAGGCACCAGTTATGGACTCCAATCTCTCAGATTTCATTGGCAGAGCTGTGCGCCAtcaggtgacagagagaggtagagaggaagggGTTGTCCTTACTGCTGATGGCACCACGGTTGCTATGAGCCCAGTCCTTCTGGGTATTGAAGCTGGGCTAGTGTCTAAGACGAGGTGTCAAGTCCGTGGCCTGTACCCCCTCACTCTGGCTAGGAACTTGGGTCTGTCCTTCCAGCGCTTCCatagctctctcctctcccaacgCCTGGGCCCTGATGGCTGCTGGGATGACGTGACCTCGCCTCAGGTCTTCACCCTCTCCGACAAGCCCTCCCTCGCCACCGATGCCCTGGTTAACGGCGGTATGGATGGTGTCATTCTAGGGATGGAGGTCTCAGCTCAGTCCCAGCGTCCTCTCAAGCTGAGTAGCCTACTGAGGACGTACTACTGTCATCGTCTTGAGGGGGAAGGACTGGACACTGCTCCTCGTCTGATCAGCCGCCTACGCAGGGAGAACTTCAGAAAACTGGCCAGGCCCCCCCTCCTGCAGAGGCAGGTGGTGAGATCCCTGGTCCTACAGAGGAGACTGATCGACCACTCTACGATGTTGTCACAGGAAAAGGAAGAGCTGACAGCTGTGGTGAGGGAAGGAATAAAGGAGTTTGTCCACAGATACATGG ACTGTCCAGCTATTATCCCACGGTGTCAGTGGGGGGCTGCACCATATCGGGGCACTCCCACCCCCCTGTCACTCCCCCTCTCGTTCATGTACATCCACCACACATACCAGCCTGGCCAGCCTTGTCTCACCTTTCAGCAGTGTTCTGCAGACATGAGGTCCATGCAACGCTTTCACCAGGATGACCGGGGCTGGGATGATATTGGATACAG CTTTGTGGCAGGCTCTGACGGGTACCTCTATCAAGGGCGTGGGTGGCACTGGCAAGGGGCCCACACTAAGGGCTATAACTCCAAGGGCTACGGGGTGTCATTCATCGGTGACTACACCTCCAGATTACCATCACAACAGACCATGGAACTGGTGAGAGATCGTCTGGCATCTTGTGCTGTGGGAGGCGGGCGACTGGTCGGCAACTTCACCCTGTATGGCCACAGACAGCTGGTTAAGACTTCCTGTCCTGGAGACGCCTTCTACTCAGAGATCACAGGCTGGGAGCACTTTGGG GAGGTTCAAAACTGA
- the LOC135554288 gene encoding trafficking protein particle complex subunit 5-like isoform X1: MDTRFTRGKSNILERPLTRPKTEVSVSAFALLFSEMVQYCQSRVYSVSELQQRLADMGQSVGASMLDVLVLREKNGKRETKVLNILLFVKVSVWKAMFGKEADKLEQANDDDKTYYIIEKEPLINAYISVPKENSTLNCAAFTAGIVEAILTHSGFPAKVTAHWHKGTTLMIKFDEAVIARDKALDSR; this comes from the exons ATGGACACCCGGTTCACGAGAGGAAAGTCAAACATCCTGGAACGGCCTCTAACCCGTCCCAAGACTGAAGTCAGTGTGAGTGCCTTTGCACTGCTCTTCTCTGAGATGGTGCAGTACTGCCAGAGCCGCGTGTACTCTGTGTCCGAGCTGCAGCAACGCTTGGCAGACATGGGTCAGAGCGTTGGCGCCAGTATGCTGGACGTGCTGGTGCTGAGGGAGAAGAATGGGAAGAGGGAGACCAAGGTGCTTAACATACTGCTCTTCGTCAAG GTGTCAGTATGGAAAGCCATGTTCGGTAAGGAGGCAGACAAGCTGGAGCAGGCCAACGATGATGACAAGACCTACTACATCATAGAGAAGGAGCCACTGATCAACGCTTACATCTCTGTGCCCAAGGAGAACAGCACACTAAACTGTGCTGCATTCACCGCTGGCATCGTAGAGGCCATTCTCACACACAGTGGCTTCCCTGCCAAGGTCACAGCCCACTGGCACAAGGGCACCACACTCATGATCAAGTTTGATGAAGCTGTGATAGCCAGAGACAAGGCCCTGGATAgcagatag